A single region of the Pseudomonas sp. PDM14 genome encodes:
- a CDS encoding SDR family oxidoreductase — protein sequence MSLQGKTLFITGASRGIGREIALKAAADGANIVIAAKSAEAHAKLPGTIHSVAAEVEAAGGKALALQLDVRDEAAVKAAMARAAEHFGGIDVLINNAGAIKLLGVEQLEPKRFDLMFQINTRAVMVCSQAALPYLKKSSNGHILSLSPPLNIDPKWFAQYGPYTSTKYGMSMLTLGMSEEFKKYGISANALWPKTMIATAAIEFELGSRDAFKRARTPAIMADAAHLILSSQGRSISGRLLIDEDILREHGQTEFEHYRFDADGGSLVPDLFVD from the coding sequence ATGTCCCTGCAAGGCAAAACCCTGTTCATCACCGGCGCCAGCCGCGGCATCGGCCGCGAGATCGCCCTCAAGGCCGCTGCCGATGGCGCCAACATCGTCATCGCCGCCAAAAGCGCCGAGGCCCACGCCAAGCTGCCGGGCACCATTCATTCGGTGGCCGCTGAAGTCGAAGCCGCCGGTGGCAAGGCCCTGGCCCTGCAACTGGACGTGCGTGACGAAGCCGCTGTGAAGGCCGCCATGGCCCGCGCCGCCGAACACTTCGGTGGCATCGACGTGCTGATCAACAACGCCGGGGCGATCAAACTGCTCGGCGTCGAACAGTTGGAGCCCAAGCGCTTCGACCTGATGTTCCAGATCAACACCCGCGCGGTGATGGTTTGCAGCCAGGCGGCCCTGCCCTACCTGAAGAAAAGCAGCAACGGCCATATCCTCAGCCTGTCGCCACCGCTGAACATCGACCCGAAATGGTTCGCCCAGTACGGCCCCTACACTTCGACCAAGTACGGCATGAGCATGCTCACGCTGGGCATGAGCGAGGAATTCAAGAAGTACGGCATCAGCGCCAACGCACTGTGGCCGAAAACCATGATCGCCACCGCCGCCATCGAGTTCGAACTGGGCAGCCGCGACGCCTTCAAGCGCGCGCGCACCCCGGCGATCATGGCTGACGCGGCGCACCTGATCCTCTCCAGCCAGGGCCGCAGCATCAGTGGGCGCCTGTTGATCGACGAAGACATCCTGCGTGAGCACGGCCAGACCGAGTTCGAGCACTACCGCTTCGATGCCGATGGCGGCAGCCTGGTCCCGGACCTGTTCGTCGACTAA
- a CDS encoding RNA polymerase sigma factor, whose protein sequence is MNQPLRDDDAALLRRYRNGEAAAFAQLYERHRLGLFRFLLGLCGDHALAEEVFQDTWMSLIRSASEQREAVLFKTWLYQIARNRLIDHWRKSGRHQGKLDEYDEQQHASADPGPGPEQQLLLSRDQERLQAALADLPEEQREVFLLRAHGDLELHEIAELTQTPAETVKSRLRYALNKLRRLLADPASAEEVSA, encoded by the coding sequence TTGAACCAACCCTTGAGGGACGATGACGCCGCACTGCTGCGGCGTTATCGCAACGGCGAGGCGGCGGCGTTCGCGCAACTCTACGAACGCCATCGCCTCGGCCTGTTTCGTTTCCTGCTGGGCCTGTGTGGTGATCACGCGCTGGCCGAGGAAGTGTTCCAGGACACCTGGATGAGCCTGATCCGCAGTGCCAGCGAACAGCGCGAAGCCGTGCTGTTCAAGACCTGGCTGTACCAGATCGCGCGCAACCGCCTGATCGACCACTGGCGCAAGTCCGGTCGCCACCAGGGAAAGCTCGATGAGTACGACGAGCAGCAGCATGCCAGCGCCGACCCGGGGCCCGGCCCCGAGCAACAGCTGCTGCTCAGTCGTGACCAGGAGCGCCTGCAGGCGGCCCTGGCCGATCTGCCCGAGGAACAGCGCGAGGTGTTCCTGCTGCGCGCCCATGGCGACCTGGAACTGCACGAGATTGCCGAGCTCACGCAGACGCCGGCGGAAACCGTGAAGAGTCGTCTGCGTTATGCGTTGAACAAGTTGCGTCGGCTGCTGGCCGATCCGGCTTCGGCCGAGGAGGTATCCGCATGA
- a CDS encoding vWA domain-containing protein has product MSDLTTLIRQPLLAGFTAGLAIALTACSVAESEAPAKATAKPAEPMVLHEQQHEALDASAAYSAPQRSEAASVAGAVELRKMAPQSMPMIAPAPMVDSVQGYQDVYREQYQKVADNPVHAVAEQPVSTFSVDVDTGSYANVRRFLNSGSLPPQDAVRLEELVNYFPYAYPQPTGNTPFGVGTELAASPWNPQSRLLRIAIKAADMQVAELPPANLVFLVDVSGSMDRREGLPMVQGTLKLLVDQLRPQDRVALVTYAGDARVVLESTAGSEKAKIRAAIDQLTAGGSTAGESGIQLAYQQAQQGLVDKGINRILLATDGDFNVGISDFETLKQLAADKRKSGVSLTTLGFGTDNYNEQLMEQLADAGDGNYAYIDNLREARKVLVEQLSSTLAVVAKDVKIQVEFNPAEVSEYRLLGYENRALKREDFSNDKVDAGEIGAGHTVTALYEIVPVGAKGWLEPLRYAPAVKGEGKAGELAWLRLRYKAPQGGSSKLVEVPIEASARITPIAEASEDLRFAAAVAAFAQQLKDGRYTGAFGLADSAALARAAKGEDRYGLRAEFVQLVELAQSLHTAQNVQVRAD; this is encoded by the coding sequence ATGTCCGACCTCACTACCTTGATTCGCCAACCACTGCTCGCCGGTTTCACTGCCGGCTTGGCCATCGCCCTGACGGCCTGCAGCGTGGCCGAGAGCGAGGCACCCGCCAAGGCCACCGCCAAGCCGGCCGAACCCATGGTGCTGCACGAACAGCAGCACGAAGCGCTGGATGCCAGTGCCGCCTACAGCGCGCCTCAACGCAGCGAAGCCGCCAGCGTTGCCGGCGCTGTCGAGCTGCGCAAGATGGCGCCGCAGAGCATGCCGATGATCGCGCCGGCGCCGATGGTCGACAGTGTCCAGGGTTACCAGGATGTTTACCGCGAGCAGTACCAGAAGGTCGCCGACAATCCCGTGCACGCCGTGGCCGAGCAACCGGTCTCGACCTTCAGCGTCGATGTCGACACCGGCAGCTATGCCAACGTGCGCCGCTTCCTCAACAGCGGCAGCCTGCCGCCGCAGGACGCGGTGCGCCTGGAGGAGCTGGTCAACTACTTCCCCTATGCCTACCCGCAGCCCACCGGCAACACACCGTTCGGCGTCGGCACCGAGCTGGCCGCCTCGCCGTGGAATCCGCAGAGTCGTCTGCTGCGTATCGCGATCAAGGCGGCCGACATGCAGGTGGCCGAGTTGCCGCCGGCCAACCTGGTGTTCCTGGTCGACGTGTCCGGCTCGATGGACCGCCGCGAGGGCCTGCCGATGGTGCAAGGCACGCTCAAGCTGCTGGTCGACCAGCTGCGCCCGCAGGATCGTGTGGCGCTGGTCACCTATGCCGGCGATGCGCGGGTGGTGCTCGAGTCCACGGCCGGCAGCGAGAAGGCCAAGATTCGCGCGGCCATCGACCAGCTCACCGCAGGCGGCTCTACGGCGGGCGAGTCCGGCATCCAGCTGGCTTATCAGCAGGCGCAGCAGGGCCTGGTCGACAAGGGCATCAACCGCATCCTGCTGGCCACCGATGGTGACTTCAACGTTGGCATCAGCGACTTCGAAACCCTCAAGCAACTGGCTGCCGACAAGCGCAAGAGCGGGGTTTCCCTGACCACCCTGGGCTTTGGCACCGATAACTACAACGAGCAGTTGATGGAGCAACTGGCCGATGCCGGCGACGGCAACTATGCCTACATCGACAACCTGCGCGAGGCACGCAAGGTGCTGGTCGAACAGCTCAGCTCGACCCTGGCCGTGGTCGCCAAGGACGTGAAGATCCAGGTCGAGTTCAACCCGGCCGAGGTCAGCGAGTACCGCCTGCTGGGCTACGAGAACCGCGCCCTAAAACGCGAGGATTTCAGCAACGACAAGGTCGACGCCGGCGAGATCGGTGCCGGGCATACCGTGACCGCGCTGTACGAGATCGTCCCCGTCGGCGCCAAGGGCTGGCTGGAGCCGCTGCGCTATGCGCCGGCGGTGAAGGGCGAGGGCAAGGCGGGCGAACTGGCCTGGCTGCGCCTGCGCTACAAGGCGCCGCAGGGCGGCAGCAGCAAGCTGGTCGAGGTGCCGATCGAGGCCAGCGCGCGGATCACACCAATCGCCGAGGCCAGCGAAGACCTGCGTTTCGCCGCCGCCGTCGCCGCCTTCGCCCAGCAGCTCAAGGATGGTCGCTATACCGGCGCGTTCGGCCTGGCCGACAGTGCGGCCCTGGCTCGTGCGGCCAAGGGCGAGGACCGCTACGGGCTGCGCGCCGAGTTCGTGCAACTGGTGGAGCTTGCACAAAGCCTGCACACTGCGCAAAACGTTCAAGTCAGGGCCGACTAA
- a CDS encoding PLP-dependent aminotransferase family protein — translation MTNLLLYQRIAQQLAEDIRRGVYQPGERVPSVRKMSSQLNVSHATVLQAYANLEDQGLIRARPQSGFYVHQTAALTASTPDIARVERPGLVTRSSIINQVLTDSRQEGVFPLGAAVPHVDYLPVRALHQQLAKVTRFHSPRAFSYMFSPGFEPLRRQVAIRMRDAGVVVDPSEVVITHGCVDAIHMALRVMTKPGDLIATESPTYYGLLQLAELLGLKVIEIPCDPSTGMSVEALQLAANQWPIKALVLTSRLSNPMGGSIPEERQKQLLKLTADYGIQVIEDDIYGELLFEPGRIKALKAYDHDDQVVYCSSFSKTISPGVRIGWIIAGRHQEEVVRLQTFSTHSACSVTQMGVAAYLENGGYDRQLRTIRQEYRKNMTAYQLAVQQHFPEGTQMTRPNGGFILWVSLPGRISVKDLHTRALQQGISIAPGLIFSNTEQFNHCLRLTCGIPWNREAERAIMTLGMLAGQLCQEAANPPA, via the coding sequence ATGACCAATCTGCTGCTCTATCAACGCATCGCTCAGCAACTCGCTGAAGACATCCGCCGTGGCGTCTACCAGCCCGGTGAGCGCGTGCCGTCGGTGCGCAAGATGAGCTCGCAGCTCAATGTCAGCCACGCGACCGTCCTGCAGGCCTATGCCAATCTGGAAGACCAGGGTCTGATCCGCGCGCGCCCGCAGTCGGGCTTCTATGTGCACCAGACTGCCGCGCTGACGGCATCGACGCCAGACATTGCGCGTGTCGAGCGCCCTGGCCTGGTCACCCGCAGCAGCATCATCAACCAGGTGCTCACCGACTCGCGCCAGGAAGGCGTGTTCCCGCTGGGCGCCGCGGTGCCGCATGTGGACTACTTGCCCGTGCGCGCCTTGCATCAGCAACTGGCCAAGGTCACCCGTTTCCACAGCCCGCGCGCATTCAGCTACATGTTCAGCCCCGGCTTCGAGCCGTTGCGCCGGCAGGTTGCGATCCGCATGCGCGATGCCGGTGTGGTGGTCGACCCCTCGGAAGTGGTGATCACCCACGGCTGTGTGGACGCGATCCACATGGCGTTGCGGGTGATGACCAAGCCCGGTGATCTGATCGCCACCGAATCGCCGACCTACTACGGCTTGCTGCAACTGGCCGAGCTGCTGGGTCTCAAGGTCATCGAGATTCCCTGCGATCCGTCTACCGGGATGAGTGTCGAAGCGCTGCAGCTGGCGGCCAACCAGTGGCCGATCAAGGCGCTGGTACTGACGTCGCGCCTGAGCAACCCCATGGGCGGCAGCATTCCCGAGGAGCGCCAGAAGCAGTTGCTCAAGCTGACCGCGGACTACGGCATCCAGGTCATCGAGGACGATATCTACGGCGAGCTGCTGTTCGAGCCAGGCCGGATCAAGGCGCTCAAGGCCTACGACCACGACGACCAGGTGGTGTATTGCTCGAGCTTCTCGAAAACCATTTCGCCGGGTGTGCGCATTGGCTGGATCATCGCCGGGCGGCACCAGGAGGAAGTGGTGCGCCTGCAGACGTTCAGCACCCACTCGGCCTGCAGCGTCACGCAGATGGGGGTGGCGGCCTACTTGGAGAACGGCGGCTACGACCGCCAGCTGCGCACCATTCGCCAGGAGTACCGCAAGAACATGACCGCCTACCAGTTGGCGGTGCAGCAGCACTTTCCGGAAGGCACGCAGATGACCCGGCCCAATGGCGGCTTCATCCTCTGGGTCAGCCTGCCGGGGCGGATCAGCGTCAAGGACCTGCATACCCGCGCGTTGCAGCAGGGCATCAGCATCGCGCCGGGACTGATCTTCAGCAACACCGAGCAGTTCAACCACTGCCTGCGCCTGACCTGCGGCATCCCGTGGAACCGCGAGGCCGAGCGGGCGATCATGACCCTCGGCATGCTCGCCGGGCAGCTCTGCCAGGAGGCGGCCAACCCGCCTGCTTGA
- a CDS encoding OmpA family protein — MSLYTYLGATALLLVLGGCASQESEQILADSEAQFQKVKENPDVLRSAPKDVIRAGESLARAQRLSSYWGSSDDVAHFAYLSQRYSEIAAQHSELKLNQERAARLDLERERLQLALREAKLLSVQQQGKWLEEQMVSLAAAETDRGLVMTLGDVLFDAGRAELKTSANRTVLKLVQFLQINPRRVVRIEGYSDGRGDAKENLDLSRARAQTVADVLIDLGIDPKRITVEGHGEAFPVADNASSRGRAKNRRVEIVFSDEQGKLGADR, encoded by the coding sequence GTGAGCCTGTACACATACCTTGGCGCCACCGCCTTGCTGCTGGTGCTTGGCGGTTGTGCCAGCCAGGAGAGCGAGCAGATCCTCGCGGACAGCGAAGCGCAGTTCCAGAAAGTGAAGGAAAACCCCGACGTGCTGCGCAGTGCGCCGAAGGATGTGATTCGCGCGGGCGAGTCGCTCGCCCGGGCGCAGCGGTTGTCCAGTTACTGGGGCAGTAGCGACGACGTCGCGCATTTCGCCTACCTTAGCCAGCGGTACAGCGAGATCGCCGCCCAGCACAGTGAACTGAAGCTAAATCAGGAACGCGCAGCGCGCCTGGATCTGGAGCGTGAGCGGCTGCAGCTGGCCCTGCGCGAAGCCAAGCTGCTCAGCGTTCAGCAGCAAGGAAAGTGGCTGGAGGAGCAGATGGTCAGCCTGGCGGCGGCAGAAACCGATCGCGGCCTGGTGATGACCCTCGGTGATGTGTTGTTCGACGCTGGTCGTGCCGAGCTGAAAACCTCGGCCAATCGCACCGTGCTCAAGCTCGTGCAGTTCCTGCAGATCAACCCGCGGCGCGTGGTGCGCATCGAGGGCTACAGCGATGGCCGCGGTGATGCCAAGGAGAATCTCGACCTGTCACGCGCCCGTGCGCAGACCGTAGCCGACGTACTGATCGACCTGGGCATCGACCCCAAGCGCATCACCGTGGAAGGGCATGGCGAAGCGTTCCCGGTGGCTGATAACGCTTCCAGCCGTGGTCGGGCGAAGAACCGGCGGGTGGAGATCGTCTTCTCGGATGAACAGGGCAAGCTGGGCGCTGACCGCTGA
- a CDS encoding DUF4398 domain-containing protein, which produces MRIPCAVLVALALAGCANDPAPTEQMRLTTQAVAQAKAVGADEQIAEMQLAEAKLARAEKNMGEEDFKRARIFAEQAELDARLAEAKVLTLKSQKQLEELNTRITRLRKQLGDLQ; this is translated from the coding sequence ATGCGAATCCCCTGCGCCGTTCTGGTCGCGCTGGCATTGGCCGGCTGTGCCAATGACCCGGCACCGACCGAGCAAATGCGCCTGACCACCCAGGCCGTGGCCCAAGCCAAGGCCGTGGGTGCCGACGAGCAGATTGCGGAAATGCAGCTGGCCGAAGCCAAGTTGGCGCGTGCGGAAAAGAACATGGGCGAGGAAGACTTCAAGCGAGCGCGCATATTCGCCGAGCAAGCCGAGCTCGATGCGCGGCTGGCCGAAGCCAAGGTGCTGACGCTGAAAAGTCAGAAGCAATTGGAAGAACTGAACACGCGGATCACGCGTTTGCGCAAGCAACTGGGGGATCTGCAGTGA
- a CDS encoding substrate-binding periplasmic protein: MRVQLFSTSSLLLLVLVLMPFSAQAASKCERLVATGNPEYPPYLWRDPQNPQQLIGANADLLKRIGEDIGVKIEVIYTGPWSRAQDEVRTGRVDLVAGAFLTLSRLDSMDYVHPAVYLTPSVVWVRKGQAFTYNGWDDLRGHTGGTLVNNSFGQQFDAFAKANLSLESVPAVTQAFQKLLLGRTDYVLYERYPGLAVVDTLGLMDDLEALEPPISSEGLYLAVSHNSACNEPWLRGQLAKKMTELTASGLPDSLLQRDLLRWKEQQLQPVSVPPSE; encoded by the coding sequence ATGCGCGTTCAGCTGTTTTCCACGTCGTCACTGTTGCTGCTGGTGTTGGTCCTGATGCCGTTTTCGGCCCAGGCAGCGAGCAAGTGTGAACGCCTGGTGGCGACCGGCAATCCGGAATACCCGCCCTACCTGTGGCGTGATCCGCAGAATCCGCAGCAACTGATTGGCGCCAATGCCGACCTGCTCAAGCGCATCGGTGAAGACATCGGGGTCAAGATCGAGGTGATCTACACCGGCCCCTGGTCGCGGGCGCAGGACGAGGTGCGCACCGGGCGCGTCGACCTGGTCGCAGGAGCATTTCTGACGCTGAGCCGCCTGGACAGCATGGATTACGTGCACCCGGCCGTTTACCTGACGCCGAGCGTGGTCTGGGTGCGCAAGGGGCAGGCGTTCACCTACAACGGCTGGGATGACCTGCGTGGGCATACCGGTGGCACCCTGGTGAACAACAGCTTCGGCCAGCAGTTCGATGCCTTTGCCAAGGCCAATCTGAGCCTGGAAAGCGTGCCTGCCGTGACCCAGGCATTCCAGAAACTGCTCCTTGGGCGTACCGACTACGTCCTGTACGAGCGCTACCCGGGTTTGGCGGTGGTCGACACCCTGGGCCTGATGGATGACCTGGAAGCACTCGAACCGCCGATTTCCAGCGAAGGTCTGTATCTGGCGGTGTCGCACAACTCCGCCTGCAATGAGCCCTGGCTGCGCGGACAGCTCGCGAAAAAAATGACAGAATTGACCGCTTCCGGGCTGCCGGACTCCCTCCTGCAGCGCGACCTGCTGCGTTGGAAAGAGCAGCAGTTGCAACCCGTCAGTGTCCCGCCGAGTGAGTAG
- a CDS encoding alpha/beta fold hydrolase, with the protein MKKFLLGFGVLLAAVIGTLYFSPNALISTVRFIERQVAGVSDQQITVDGISIQYYEGGPADAETILMIHGFGANRDNWLYFARPFTDRYHVVALDLPGFGESDKPEVSYDVGAQTARVQAFTRALGLKKIHLVGNSMGGHIAALYAARYPDQVLSVALLDNAGVTSTQKSEMFRRIENGEANPLVVRKPEDFQAVMDFVFVNPPSLPESLKRHFAEQSMANSAHYDTIFTQLRDRYVPLEPELPKIQAPTLLLWGEQDRVLDVSSIEVMKPLLKKPSVVIMKDCGHAPMIERPEETARHYQAFLDANPS; encoded by the coding sequence ATGAAGAAGTTTCTCCTCGGCTTTGGCGTGCTGCTGGCCGCTGTAATCGGCACCTTGTACTTCTCACCCAATGCGCTGATCAGCACGGTTCGTTTCATCGAACGCCAGGTCGCCGGCGTGAGCGATCAGCAGATCACGGTCGACGGGATTTCCATTCAGTACTACGAGGGCGGCCCCGCCGATGCCGAAACCATCCTCATGATCCACGGCTTCGGCGCCAACCGTGATAACTGGCTGTATTTCGCTCGCCCCTTCACGGATCGTTATCACGTCGTCGCCCTTGACCTGCCTGGCTTCGGTGAAAGCGACAAGCCAGAGGTCAGTTATGACGTTGGCGCACAAACCGCGCGAGTGCAAGCCTTCACCCGCGCCCTCGGCCTGAAAAAAATACACCTTGTCGGCAACTCCATGGGCGGTCATATCGCCGCACTCTACGCCGCACGTTATCCCGACCAGGTCCTCAGTGTCGCCCTGCTGGACAACGCCGGCGTCACCTCGACGCAGAAGAGCGAGATGTTCCGCCGCATCGAGAACGGCGAAGCCAATCCGCTGGTGGTGAGAAAACCGGAGGACTTCCAGGCGGTCATGGACTTCGTCTTCGTCAACCCGCCCTCCCTGCCCGAATCACTGAAGCGGCATTTCGCCGAACAGTCCATGGCCAACAGCGCCCACTACGACACCATCTTCACCCAGCTGCGCGACCGCTACGTTCCGCTGGAGCCCGAGCTGCCAAAGATCCAGGCACCCACGTTGCTGCTCTGGGGCGAGCAGGATCGCGTGCTGGATGTCTCCAGTATCGAGGTAATGAAGCCGCTGCTGAAGAAGCCCAGCGTGGTGATCATGAAGGACTGTGGCCATGCGCCGATGATCGAACGCCCAGAAGAAACCGCGCGGCATTATCAGGCGTTCCTCGACGCCAACCCCAGCTGA
- a CDS encoding electron transfer flavoprotein subunit alpha/FixB family protein translates to MTILVIAEHTNAALAPATLNTVAAAQKIGGDIHVLVAGANAGAAADAAAKIAGVAKVLVADNAAYANQLPENVAPLVAELGKGYSHVLAAATSNGKNILPRVAALLDVDQISEIVAVESADTFKRPIYAGNAIATVQSSAAVKVITVRSTGFDPVAAEGGSAAVEAVSGSADAGKSSFVGEELAKSDRPELTAAKIVVSGGRGMQNGDNFKHLYALADKLGAAVGASRAAVDAGFVPNDMQVGQTGKIVAPQLYIAVGISGAIQHLAGMKDSKVIVAINKDEEAPIFQVADYGLVADLFEAVPELEKLV, encoded by the coding sequence ATGACTATCCTGGTTATCGCTGAACACACTAACGCCGCTTTGGCGCCTGCCACCCTGAACACCGTTGCTGCTGCTCAGAAGATTGGCGGCGACATCCACGTGCTGGTTGCTGGCGCCAATGCCGGTGCCGCTGCTGACGCTGCTGCCAAGATCGCTGGCGTGGCCAAGGTCCTGGTAGCCGACAATGCTGCCTACGCCAATCAGCTGCCGGAGAACGTTGCGCCGCTGGTTGCCGAACTGGGCAAGGGCTACAGCCACGTGCTGGCCGCTGCGACCAGCAATGGTAAGAACATCCTGCCGCGCGTCGCCGCTCTGCTGGACGTCGACCAGATCTCCGAGATCGTCGCCGTTGAAAGCGCCGACACCTTCAAGCGTCCGATCTATGCCGGTAACGCCATCGCTACCGTGCAGTCCTCGGCTGCCGTGAAGGTCATCACCGTGCGTAGCACCGGTTTCGATCCGGTTGCCGCTGAAGGCGGTTCCGCTGCCGTTGAAGCGGTGAGCGGTTCGGCTGACGCCGGCAAGTCCTCCTTCGTCGGTGAAGAGCTGGCCAAGTCCGATCGTCCCGAGCTGACCGCTGCCAAGATCGTCGTTTCCGGCGGCCGTGGCATGCAGAACGGTGACAACTTCAAGCACCTGTACGCGCTGGCCGACAAGCTGGGCGCTGCTGTTGGTGCCTCGCGTGCCGCTGTCGACGCCGGTTTCGTACCGAACGACATGCAGGTTGGCCAGACCGGCAAGATCGTTGCTCCGCAGCTGTATATCGCGGTCGGCATCTCCGGTGCCATCCAGCACCTGGCGGGCATGAAAGACTCCAAAGTGATCGTTGCGATCAACAAGGACGAAGAAGCCCCGATCTTCCAGGTGGCTGACTACGGCCTGGTGGCTGACCTGTTCGAAGCTGTACCGGAGCTGGAAAAACTGGTCTGA
- a CDS encoding electron transfer flavoprotein subunit beta/FixA family protein has translation MKVLVAVKRVVDYNVKVRVKADSSGVDLANVKMSMNPFCEIAVEEAVRLKEKGVATEIVVVTIGPATAQEQLRTALALGADRAILVESADELNSLAVAKLLKAVVDKEQPQLVILGKQAIDSDNNQTGQMLGALTGFGQGTFASKVELAGDKVNVTREIDGGLQTVALSLPAIVTTDLRLNEPRYASLPNIMKAKKKPLETVTPDALGVSTASTVKTLKVEAPAARSAGIKVKSVAELVEKLKNEAKVI, from the coding sequence ATGAAGGTTCTTGTAGCTGTCAAACGAGTGGTCGACTACAACGTCAAGGTTCGCGTCAAAGCGGACAGCTCCGGCGTCGACCTCGCCAACGTCAAGATGTCGATGAACCCCTTCTGCGAAATCGCCGTGGAAGAAGCCGTGCGCCTGAAGGAAAAAGGCGTTGCGACTGAAATCGTCGTCGTCACCATCGGCCCTGCCACTGCCCAAGAGCAACTGCGTACTGCGCTGGCGCTGGGTGCTGACCGCGCCATTCTGGTCGAGTCCGCCGACGAGCTGAACTCTCTGGCGGTAGCCAAGCTGCTGAAAGCCGTTGTCGACAAAGAGCAGCCGCAGCTGGTCATCCTCGGCAAGCAAGCGATCGACAGCGACAACAACCAGACTGGCCAGATGCTGGGCGCACTGACCGGTTTCGGTCAGGGTACTTTCGCGTCGAAAGTCGAACTGGCTGGTGACAAGGTCAACGTCACTCGCGAAATCGATGGTGGTCTACAGACCGTTGCGCTGAGCCTGCCGGCTATCGTGACCACCGACCTGCGCCTCAACGAGCCGCGCTACGCGTCGCTGCCGAACATCATGAAGGCCAAGAAAAAGCCGCTGGAGACCGTTACTCCGGACGCGCTGGGCGTTTCCACCGCCTCCACCGTCAAGACCCTGAAAGTCGAAGCGCCGGCTGCTCGCAGCGCAGGTATCAAGGTCAAGTCCGTGGCTGAACTGGTCGAGAAACTGAAGAACGAGGCGAAGGTAATCTAA